The following are from one region of the Sardina pilchardus chromosome 4, fSarPil1.1, whole genome shotgun sequence genome:
- the zmp:0000001200 gene encoding dedicator of cytokinesis protein 9 isoform X1 produces MSTPVHPETRKFTRGLSKPGTAAELRQSVSEVVRTSVFVAKPKVIEPLDYESVLVQRKTQILSDVLRDMLQFPLEDFQISTLRRQIRTVYPSVPDNAEREAHSLFVQECIKSYNSDWHVVNYKYEDYSGDFRQLPNKVSRPDKLAVHVFEVDEDVDKDEDTASLGSQKGGITKQGWLYKGNMNSAISVTMRSFKRRYFHLTQLGDGSYNLSFYKDEKISKEPKGTIFLDSCMGVVQNNKVRRFAFELKMQDKSTYLLAADSEGEMDDWIGTLNKILHSSFELAMQEKRNGDLHDDDDLGKADSSSGSMDSFQSARDIEAKMRNETRLKLFTLDPDIQKLDFSGIEPDIKQFEEKFGKRILVNCHDLAFNLQSCVAENEDGPTTNVEPFYVTLSLFDIQNSRKISSDFHVDLNHASVRQMVPNPSAQLMNGGGDSLLGSQKLANGLPEGAMQYPKKGVFSVTCPHPDIFLVARIEKVLQGGITHCAEPYMKSSDSAKAAQKVLKNAKLACSRLGQYRMPFAWAARPLFKDASGTLDKSARFSAIYRQDSNKLSNEDMFKLLADFRKPEKMAKLPVILGNLDVTIDSVPPDLPNCVTSSYIPVKQFDVSERDVLFEVEEFVPCIAKCSQPFTIYNNHLYVYPRHLKYDSQKSFAKARNIAVCIEFKDSDDEEAAPLKCIYGRPGGPLFTKNAFAAVLHHQQNPEFYDEFKLELPTQLNEKHHLLFTFFHISCDSNSKASTKKRDVVENLVGYAWLPLLRDGRVVMNEQQIPVAANLPAGYLSCQEGISKQHSSPEMKWVDGGKPLFKVSTHLVSTVYAQDQHLHNFFHHFQSMDSGAQVSAGELVKYLKSLHAMESHVMINFLPTILNQLFRVLTGATHEEVAVNVTRVMIHVVAQCHEEGLEHLLRSYVKYVFKNEPYTANGTRTVHEELAKAMTAILKPSTDFLTSNKLLKYSWYFLEALVKSMAQYLIESGRVKLSRNQRFSASFHHTVETLVNMMMPHITQKYKDNLDAARNANHSLAVFIKRCFTFMDRGFMFKQINNYINCFMPGDPKTLYEFRFEFLRVACNHEHYIPLNLPMPFGKGRIQRFQDLQLDYSLTDDFCKNHFLVGLLLREVGGALQEFREIRQISIQVLKNLMIKHTFDDRYTTKSQQARLATLYLPLFGLLQENVHRLNVKEVSPFVNHSNNNGRDDPLLTNITMTPPRSSTILENSLHKDVFGVISGTASPHATSTPNINAVRHADSRGSLISTDSGNSLSERNHEKANSLDKNQPASALGSSMLRCDKLDQAEIKSLLMCFLHVLKSMSEDALFTYWNKASSGDLMDFFTLIEVCLHQFKYMGKRYIARHQEGAGPIAHERKSQTLPVSRNRAGMMHARLQQLSSLDNSYTFNHTYSHSDADVLNQSLLEANMATEVCLTVLDTLSIFIMGFKTQLCADHGHNPLMKKVFQVHLCFLQINQSETALKQVFTSLRTFIYKFPCTFFEGRADMCAAFCYEILKCCNSKLSSIRSDAAHLLYFLMKSNFDYTGRKSFVRTHLQVVIAVSQLIADVIGIGGTRFQQSLSIINNCANSDKTIKNTAFPSDVKDLTKRIRTVLMATAQMKEHERDPEMLVDLQYSLAKSYASTPELRKTWLDSMARIHVKNGDLSEAAMCYVHVAALVSEYLKRKGMFKQGCSAFRVVTPNIDEEASMMEDVGMQDVHFNEDVLMELLEECADGLWKAERYELISDVYKLIIPIYEKRRDFEKLAHLYDTLHRAYSKVTEVMHTGKRLLGTYFRVAFFGQGFFEDEDGKEYIYKEPKLTPLSEISQRLLKLYSDKFGSENVKMIQDSGRINPKDLDSKYAYIQVTHVTPYLEEKEQVDRRTDFEKSHNIRRFVFEMPFTVSGKRQGGVEEQCKRRTILTTTHCFPYVKKRIAVMYQHHTDLNPIEVAIDEMSRKVAELRQLCSASEVDMIRLQLKLQGSISVQVNAGPLAYARAFLDDGSTKKYPDNKVKQLKEVFRQFVEACGHGLGINERLIKEDQQEYHDEMKANYRDLARELSAIMHEPISPVEEGMKSVLPDSMHIFNAISGTPSSASIQGIPSSSSVV; encoded by the exons gacacGGCCTCCCTCGGCTCCCAGAAGGGGGGCATCACCAAGCAGGGCTGGCTCTACAAAGGCAACATGAACAGTGCCATCAGTGTCACCATGAGG TCTTTCAAGAGAAGATACTTCCACCTCACTCAGCTGGGCGATGGCTCGTACAACCTGAGCTTCTACAAGGATGAGAAGATCTCCAAGGAGCCCAAGGGGACGATATTCCTGGACTCCTGCATGGGCGTGGTGCAG AACAACAAAGTGCGGCGCTTTGCGTTCGAGCTGAAGATGCAGGATAAGAGCACGTACCTGCTGGCCGCAGACAGCGAGGGGGAGATGGACGACTGGATCGGCACGCTCAACAAGATCCTGCACTCCAGCTTTGAGCTCGCCATGCAGGAGAAGAGGAATGGAGACCtacatgatg ATGATGATCTGGGGAAAGCAGACAGTTCCTCTGGAAGTATGGATAGCTTTCAG AGTGCCAGAGACATTGAAGCAAAGATGAGGAATGAGACCAGACTGAAGCTTTTCACACTGGACCCAGACATACAG aAACTTGACTTCTCAGGAATCGAGCCAGACATCAAGCAGTTTGAGGAGAAGTTTGGCAAGCGCATCCTAGTGAATTGCCACGACTTGGCCTTCAACCTGCAAAGCTGTGTTGCCGAAAACGAGGACGGCCCAACGACTAAT GTGGAGCCCTTTTACGTCACGCTGTCCCTCTTTGACATTCAGAACAGCAGGAAGATCTCCTCCGACTTCCATGTGGATCTCAACCACGCGTCCGTCAGGCAGATGGTGCCCAATCCCAGCGCTCAGCTCATGAATGGAGGCGGGGACAGTCTGCTGGGCAGCCAGAAGCTGGCCAATGGGCTGCCAGAGGGTGCCATGCAGTACCCTAAAAAA GGAGTGTTCTCCGTGACCTGCCCTCACCCTGACATCTTCCTGGTGGCCCGGATAGAGAAGGTCCTGCAGGGCGGAATCACACACTGCGCTGAGCCCTACATGAAGAGCTCCGACTCTGCGaag GCTGCACAGAAGGTGCTGAAAAATGCCAAATTGGCCTGCAGCAGGCTGGGTCAGTACAGGATGCCTTTCGCTTGGGCCGCAAG GCCCTTGTTTAAAGATGCATCAGGGACACTGGACAAATCGGCCCGCTTCTCCGCAATCTACAGACAAGACAGCAACAAGCTGTCTAACGAAGACATGTTCAAACTGCTAGCCGACTTCAGAAA GCCAGAGAAGATGGCCAAGCTTCCCGTGATCTTAGGAAACCTAGACGTTACCATTGACAGCGTTCCTCCCGACCTGCCCA ATTGCGTTACCTCATCCTACATTCCGGTGAAGCAGTTTGACGTCAGTGAGCGAGACGTGCTGTTTGAAGTGGAGGAGTTTGTGCCCTGCATAGCCAAGTGCTCCCAGCCTTTCACCATCTACAACAATCACCTCTATGTCTACCCCAGGCACCTCAAGTACGACAGCCAAAAGTCCTTCGCCAAG GCGAGGAACATAGCTGTGTGCATTGAGTTTAAGGATTCGGATGATGAGGAGGCGGCTCCACTCAAG TGCATCTACGGTCGACCAGGCGGTCCTCTGTTTACCAAAAATGCCTTTGCAGCAGTATTACACCACCAGCAGAACCCTGAGTTCTACGACGAG TTTAAACTTGAGCTGCCCACCCAGCTCAATGAGAAGCACCATCTCCTCTTCACCTTCTTCCACATCAGCTGTGACAGCAACAGCAAAGCGAGCACCAAGAAGAGGGATGTTGTGGAGAACCTGG TGGGCTACGCCTGGCTCCCTTTGCTGAGGGACGGGAGGGTGGTCATGAACGAGCAGCAGATCCCCGTGGCGGCCAACCTGCCTGCTGGCTACCTCAGCTGTCAGGAGGGCATCAGCAAG CAGCACTCCAGCCCTGAGATGAAGTGGGTGGACGGGGGCAAGCCTCTGTTCAAAGTGTCCACTCACCTCGTCTCCACAGTCTACGCTCAG GACCAGCATTTGCACAACTTCTTCCATCACTTCCAGAGCATGGACTCAGGTGCTCAGGTGTCGGCAGGAGAGCTGGTCAAGTACCTGAAG aGTCTCCACGCCATGGAGAGTCACGTGATGATCAACTTCCTGCCCACCATCCTGAACCAGCTCTtccgagtgctgaccggtgccacCCACGAGGAGGTGGCCGTGAATGTGACCAG GGTTATGATTCATGTGGTTGCCCAGTGCCATGAAGAGGGTTTGGAGCACCTCTTGCGCTCATATGTGAAA TACGTATTCAAGAACGAGCCGTACACAGCCAACGGCACCAGGACGGTCCATGAGGAGCTGGCCAAAGCCATGACTGCAATCCTGAAGCCCTCCACTGACTTCCTGACCAGCAACAAGCTGCTGAAG TACTCTTGGTATTTCCTTGAAGCCTTAGTGAAGTCCATGGCCCAGTACTTAATTGAGAGTGGTCGGGTAAAG CTCTCCAGAAACCAGCGCTTCTCGGCCTCCTTCCACCACACGGTGGAGACGCTGGTCAACATGATGATGCCCCACATCACGCAGAAGTACAAGGACAACCTGGACGCGGCGCGCAACGCCAACCACAGCCTGGCCGTCTTCATTAAG cGCTGTTTCACATTCATGGACAGAGGCTTCATGTTCAAGCAGATCAACAACTACATCAACTGCTTCATGCCAGGAGATCCCAAG ACTTTATATGAGTTTAGGTTTGAATTCCTTCGAGTGGCTTGCAACCATGAACATTACATTCCCTTGAATTTGCCTATGCCTTTTGGAAAAGGAAGAATCCAGAGGTTTCAAG ATCTCCAGCTAGATTACTCGCTGACGGACGACTTCTGCAAAAACCACTTTCTGGTCGGCCTTCTGCTGCGAGAAGTGGGCGGGGCGCTGCAGGAGTTCCGAGAGATCCGACAGATTTCCATCCAGGTGCTGAAGAACCTCATGATCAAGCACACCTTCGATGACCGCTACACAACAAAG AGCCAGCAGGCCAGACTGGCCACCCTGTACCTGCCCCTCTTTGGGCTCCTCCAGGAGAACGTGCACCGGCTCAACGTGAAGGAGGTCTCCCCGTTCGTCAACCACTCCAATAAT AATGGACGAGATGACCCTCTCCTCACGAACATCACCATGACTCCTCCGAGATCGAGCACCATCCTTGAGAACAGCCTTCATAAGGATGTGTTCGGGGTCATCTCTGGCACAG CGTCGCCTCACGCCACCTCCACGCCCAACATCAATGCCGTCCGCCACGCCGACTCCCGCGGCTCCCTCATCAGCACCGACTCCGGCAACAGCCTGTCTGAGAGGAACCACGAGAAGGCCAACTCCCTGGACAAg AACCAGCCGGCCTCAGCCCTGGGCAGCTCCATGCTGCGCTGTGACAAACTGGATCAGGCTGAGATCAAGAGCCTCCTCATGTGCTTCCTGCACGTCCTCAAGAGCATGTCCGAGG ATGCTTTGTTCACATACTGGAACAAGGCCTCCTCTGGTGATCTGATGGATTTCTTCACACTCATTGA AGTATGCCTTCATCAGTTCAAATATATGGGGAAAAGATACATTGCAAG GCACCAGGAAGGGGCGGGACCCATAGCACATGAGCGGAAGTCTCAGACTCTGCCTGTGTCCCGTAACAGGGCGGGAATGATGCATGCCCGCTTACAGCAGCTCAGCAGCCTGGATAACTCATACACTTTTAACCACA cctaCAGCCACTCGGACGCCGACGTGCTGAACCAGTCGCTGCTGGAGGCCAACATGGCCACCGAGGTGTGCCTGACCGTGCTGGACACCCTCAGCATCTTCATCATGGGCTTCAAG ACTCAGCTCTGTGCAGACCATGGGCACAACCCCCTAATGAAGAAGGTCTTCCAGGTCCACCTCTGTTTCCTGCAGATCAACCAATCGGAGACAGCCCTTAAGCAGGTCTTCACCTCCCTCAGGACCTTCATCTACAAA TTCCCGTGCACGTTCTTCGAGGGCCGAGCGGACATGTGCGCTGCCTTCTGCTACGAGATCCTCAAGTGCTGCAACTCCAAGCTGAGCTCCATCCGCAGCGACGCCGCCCACCTGCTCTACTTCCTCATGAAGAGCAACTTTGACTACACGGGCCGCAAGTCCTTCGTCCGCACGCACCTGCAG GTGGTCATTGCGGTCAGCCAGTTAATCGCTGATGTCATCGGGATCGGTGGAACCCGCTTCCAGcagtctctctccatcatcaaCAACTGTGCCAACAGCGACAAGACCATCAAA AACACAGCGTTCCCGTCGGACGTGAAGGACCTGACCAAGCGGATCCGCACGGTGCTGATGGCCACGGCTCAGATGAAGGAGCACGAGCGGGACCCCGAGATGCTGGTGGACCTGCAGTACAGCCTGGCCAAGTCCTACGCCAGCACCCCGGAGCTGCGCAAGACCTGGCTGGACAGCATGGCCCGCATCCACGTCAAGAACGGCGACCTCTCAGAG GCAGCCATGTGTTATGTGCACGTAGCAGCGCTGGTGTCGGAGTACCTGAAGAGGAAAG GAATGTTCAAGCAGGGATGCTCAGCCTTCAGAGTGGTCACGCCCAACATCGACGAGGAGGCCTCCATGATGGAGGACGTAGGCATGCAGGACGTGCATTTCAACGag GACGTGCTgatggagctgctggaggagtgTGCTGACGGCCTGTGGAAGGCTGAGCGCTACGAGCTCATCTCCGACGTCTACAAACTCATCATCCCCATCTATGAGAAGCGCCGGGACTTTGAG AAACTGGCTCACCTGTACGACACGCTGCACCGAGCCTACAGCAAAGTGACGGAGGTCATGCACACTGGCAAGCGGCTGCTGGGAACCTACTTCAGAGTGGCTTTCTTCGGCCAG GGGTTCtttgaggatgaggatgggaaGGAGTACATCTACAAGGAGCCCAAACTCACCCCTCTGTCCGAGATCTCCCAGAGGCTCCTCAAACTCTACTCAGACAAGTTTGGCTCAGAGAATGTGAAGATGATTCAAGACTCTGGCAGG ATAAACCCTAAAGACCTGGACTCCAAGTATGCCTACATCCAGGTCACTCACGTGACGCCTTatctggaggagaaggagcaggtGGACAGGAGGACCGACTTTGAGAAGAGCCACAACATCCGCCGCTTCGTCTTCGAGATGCCCTTCACCGTGTCGGGCAAACGGCAGGGTGGAGTTGAGGAGCAGTGCAAAAGGAGGACCATCCTGACCA CCACGCACTGTTTCCCGTACGTGAAGAAGCGCATCGCCGTCATGTACCAGCACCACACCGACCTGAACCCCATCGAGGTGGCCATCGACGAGATGAGCAGGAAGGTGGCCGAGCTGAGGCAGCTGTGCTCCGCCAGCGAGGTGGACATGATCCGCCTCCAGCTCAAGCTGCAGGGCAGCATCAGTGTCCAG GTAAACGCAGGGCCACTCGCTTATGCCAGAGCTTTCTTGGATGACGGCAGCACCAAAAAGTATCCCGACAACAAGGTGAAGCAACTCAAAGAAGTGTTCAG GCAATTTGTGGAGGCCTGTGGGCACGGTCTGGGCATCAACGAGCGTCTGATCAAAGAGGACCAGCAGGAGTACCATGACGAGATGAAGGCCAACTACAGGGACCTGGCCAGAGAGCTGTCCGCCATCATGCACGAGCCA ATCAGCCCGGTGGAAGAGGGCATGAAGAGCGTTCTTCCCGACTCGATGCACATCTTCAACGCCATCAGCGGCACGCCAAGCAGCGCCAGCATCCAGGGCAtccccagctcctcctccgtggtgtga